One region of Peromyscus eremicus chromosome 4, PerEre_H2_v1, whole genome shotgun sequence genomic DNA includes:
- the LOC131908451 gene encoding LOW QUALITY PROTEIN: olfactory receptor 4K3-like (The sequence of the model RefSeq protein was modified relative to this genomic sequence to represent the inferred CDS: deleted 2 bases in 1 codon), producing the protein MDGRNQSMVSEFVLLGLSHSQDLQVLLFIIFLIFYLLIVSGNIVIMVLIAIDHNLHSPMYFFLANLSFVDMWLSSVSTPKMIADFLRKNKTISFAGCMSQVFFAHCIGAGEMVLLVVMAYDRYVAICKPLHYFTIMNLKRCIGLVLTSWAIGFVHAMSQLVAVLQVPLCGPLEIDSFFCDIPLVINIACMDSHDLDTLVNADCGVVIVTCFILLLISYTYILFTVRQSSNSGASKALSTCTAHITVVMIFFVPCIFIYVWPLNITWLDKFLAVFYSVFAPLLNPAIYTLRNKEMRNSMKRLKSYFMNNKVNT; encoded by the exons ATGGATGGCAGGAATCAGTCCATGGTATCAGAATTTGTGCTTTTGGGACTTTCCCATTCACAAGATCTTCAGGTCCTTCTCTTCATAATATTTCTGATCTTTTATCTGCTCATTGTGTCTGGAAATATTGTCATAATGGTCTTAATCGCTATTGACCACAATCTCCATTccccaatgtat ttttttttggccaaccTGTCCTTTGTTGATATGTGGCTTTCCTCAGTCTCCACTCCCAAGATGATTGCAGactttctcagaaaaaacaaGACGATTTCCTTTGCAGGCTGCATGTCCCAGGTCTTCTTTGCCCATTGTATTGGTGCAGGAGAGATGGTGCTGCTGGTGGTAATGGcttatgaccgctatgtggccatctgcaaacCACTCCACTACTTCACCATTATGAACCTGAAAAGATGCATTGGGTTGGTGTTGACTTCCTGGGCCattggctttgtgcatgccatgAGTCAGCTTGTGGCAGTGTTACAGGTGCCTCTCTGTGGTCCCTTGGAAATTGATAGTTTCTTCTGTGACATACCACTGGTGATCAACATAGCCTGCATGGATTCCCATGATTTAGATACTTTAGTCAATGCTGACTGTGGAGTTGTGATTGTAACCTGCTTCATTCTGTTGCTCATATCCTACACATATATCCTTTTCACTGTTCGGCAGAGTTCTAATTCTGGTGCATCTAAGGCCCTGTCCACTTGTACTGCCCACATCACAGTGGTGATGATCTTTTTTGTTCCCTGCATCTTTATCTATGTGTGGCCACTCAATATCACCTGGTTAGACAAATTTCTTGCTGTATTTTACTCTGTTTTTGCACCTCTTCTAAATCCAGCTATTTATACactgagaaataaagaaatgagaaattcTATGAAGAGATTAAAAAGTTATTTCATGAATAACAAGGTAAATACATAA